CCCCCCTGCCGGTACGAATTCCACCGCCACCAACGTCTCCGCTCTCATCGGGTGCGGTTCCCGCCAGCCCCAGGTGTAGGCGAGTCGACGTGGCGGGTCGATCTCCCGGTAGGTGCCGTGGGCCGTGACGTGACCCTCGTCGACCTCCAGCCGGATCGAATATCGCCCGCCCATGCGCAGATCGACATCCACCTCTACGCCCGCGGTCGGGTCGGGGTGCGTCCAGCGCTCCATCATCCCGCTGCTTGTCCAAGCTTCGAAGACCTGGTCGGGGGTCGCGGCCGCGGTGCGGACCTGGCGCAGTGCGTTTGCTTCGGCCTTCATGAGATGTTGTCCGGCAGCCCCTACCGCAGAAAAACGCTCTTGGGGATGAACCCCGAGACGACCTGCGTGATGTCCACCACTTCGTTGATGCGGAAGTCAACCGCGATGCTCGCCAGCGAGAGCGCCTTCGCAGGCGTGAGCCCCCTTTCTTCGACGAGGAAATCGACGACGGCCCGGACGGCGTGTCGCGTGGCGCGATTCAGGTCGATGTCGATGCCCATCAGGATGTAGTGCTCGTCGTTCTCGGCCATCGGCCACTCGATGGACCGGTCCTTGTGCACCGAGAGGCGGAAGGTGCCCGTGAGCGACTGCTCGATGGCCGTGCCGCTCACCTCCCCGTCGCCCTGCGCGCCGTGCGGGTCGCCCACGTAGAAGAGGCCTCCGGGGTGGAAGACGGGCAAGTACAGGGTCGTGCCGGTCTTCAGGTGCTTCACGTCCAGATTGCCCCCGAACGCGCCGGGCGGTGTCGACCCCTGGACGCCGGGCGTGGTCACGCCGGGCTGACCCATCACGGGATCCTCGGGCGCCACGGCCATGACGCCCATGAACGGTTCGAGCGGCACGTGGATGTCGTCGGCGAGGAACGCGACCTCAACGCCGTCCGCCATGCCCGTGTGAATCACGTGGCGGCCGCTCTCCGGCGGGATGTCCAGCGCCGGGTCACCCTCCCGGAAGCCGGGATACGACGTCGAGAACACGCCGCTGCGCGCGCCCGTGCTGTTGATGCCCCAGTTCGCGCGCGTCTCGACGGAGAGAATCTCGATCGCCAGCACATCCCCCGGCTCCGCGCCCTCGACATGGATGGGGCCGGTGATGAGGTGGCCGCCGCCCACATCGCGAGGCCGCCCGTCGCGCGACGCCCAGAAGTCCAGCACGTCCTGGTGGACCTCCTCGCGCGGGATGCCGAGGCCGGTGAGGAAGTCGGCCGGGTTTTCGTCCTGGGTCGCTCCCGCGGAGGTCAGCGTGTTGACGCGCACGGTCTCTCCGGACTGCACCCGCAGCACCGGTTCCTTGTCGATCGGAAACCAGCCCCAGGTCACGTTGTCCGGGGTCGAGGGAACGAAGTGGTCGGCCTCGACGGGCTGGGTGGTGGCGGCATCGGAACTGCCGGCCGCTGCGTTGCTCGCGGCGTCGTCCGCGGGCGCGACACAGGCGGCGGCCAGAGTCAGAAACTCAAGAGCCACAAGCTGCGGTATCCAATGGTTTTTCATGGGCACATGATGCGACATTTCGGATTCCTCCTGGTTCGACCGACGCAGCCGGGGTGCAGCCGCTCTCGCGGCGTTCGGGCCCTGGTATCGCAGACTCAAGTTAGGAGGACAATCGCTTTCCCGCAGTGGCGGTCCACCATCGAAGCCGTTACATCGACAAGTCTTAGGACATTCCTGCCGGGAAGTCCTGAAGGCACCTGCGCCAGAATTGCGGCACCGGAGCGGCGGGGATGTAGAGGAAGCAAGAGATGACTACTCTGATCGAGCGGGTGCGGAAGCCGAAACCGGGCAGGGCGCTGCGGAATGCAGACAGCGTTCTCTTGACCTGCGTCGCCGTCCTGCTCGCCACGACGCAAGCGACGGCCCAGCTTCCGGTCGTCGACCTCTCCGACAGGCCCGTGGAGACGCTGATCCCACCAGAGTTCGAGGGCGGGTTTTTCAATCGTATTGGAGCGATGGTGATCCGGGACGACGGCCTGTGGGTGCTTGATGCGGGCCAGAGGAGAGTGTTCCGGTTCGACACCGAAGGTCGCCTTGTCGTCGCCTTCGGGCGGCAGGGAAACGGCCCGGGCGAGCTGCTCTGGCCCAGCGCGATGCGCGTCGATTCGGTGGTTACGATACCCGATATGCGGCAGGTGCGCGTGAGTCTATTCACCCTTGACGGCGAGCATCTGGAGACTCGGCGCGTGAGCGGCCCGGTCGTGCCTTCGGGCGGATTGGCGGTCCTGCGAAACGGCGTCACGGTCTATGCCGCGGCTGCAAGCTACACAATGAGTTCCAGTGGCGTCGGGGGCGATCCGTATGTTCATGTGACCGTGGGGTTCGCCGGGTCCAGCCGGTCTGATACGATCGCGAGTCTGCACGCCAGCAGTGTAATGTGGCAGGCGGCGGGCACGATGTCGCTGTTCAGGACGGGCTTCGGCGCCGCCGGCGCCTGGACGACCATGGGTGACAGCGCGATCGTGGTGGCGGACGGAATCACGGGCACGATTTCGGTCTTCACGGTGCCCGACCCGCCGGAGATGGAGGCCGATACCCCGCAGCTCTCGGTGGACTCGGTCGCGATGGGCATCGCGGGGCGTCCGGTGACCGGGGCGGACCGGGAGCGGGTCGAGGCCGACTTTCGGAGGGATAATCCGAGCGTTCGAGGGCGGGTGACCTTCGAAGGTTGGCCGAGTCATTGGTCGGTGGCCACCAGTCTGCTGGTTTCGGACGACGGCAAGGTGTGGGCACAGGGGGCGGTCCATGGGGACGAGCGCCAGCACTGGACCGAAGTAGACCTCCAGGGACCCCTTCGCCGACAAGTCATTCTTCCCGAGCGCTTCTCCCTTCGCGCGATCGCAGGCGGGAAGCTCCACGGAGTCGCCAGAGACGAACTGGACGTTCAGCGCGTGGCGATTCTGGCACGCCCGTGACGGACCTTCGGAAGGAGCTGCGGCGCTTGCAGTTCCGGCAGGCAGACTGACGGCCGTAGCGCCACCATAGTTCTCGGGCGCTCAATCGGCTCGCATCCCCTCCAGGAGTGTCGAGGTGGTCTGCCGGATCAGTCCATCGACGTCCACCGCAGTGAGGATCTGCCCCTCGATCAGCAGTGACGCCAAACCATGCACGGCACCCCATGCCACGTAGGCCTGCAAGTGGGGATCCTGTCGCTTGATGGTTCCGCCCTGCTGGTGTGTCTGGACGATGCGCACGAGTTCGTCGAACAATGCGTTCGCGGCCTCGCGGAGCTCGGGTCGGTCCTCGCGGGTGATCGCTTCCTTACCGTACATCAGGCGATAGTGCCCCGGGTTCTCGAGCGCGAACCGCACGTACTCCTCGCCGACCCGCCGGAGCCGCCCGATCCTTGCGCCCGAGGCTCCCGCAGCCACTGCCTCCAGGCGGTCTCGAAGGCGGTCGAAACCGGCGGCGGCGACCGCAACCAGGAG
The genomic region above belongs to Gammaproteobacteria bacterium and contains:
- a CDS encoding acetamidase/formamidase family protein, translating into MKNHWIPQLVALEFLTLAAACVAPADDAASNAAAGSSDAATTQPVEADHFVPSTPDNVTWGWFPIDKEPVLRVQSGETVRVNTLTSAGATQDENPADFLTGLGIPREEVHQDVLDFWASRDGRPRDVGGGHLITGPIHVEGAEPGDVLAIEILSVETRANWGINSTGARSGVFSTSYPGFREGDPALDIPPESGRHVIHTGMADGVEVAFLADDIHVPLEPFMGVMAVAPEDPVMGQPGVTTPGVQGSTPPGAFGGNLDVKHLKTGTTLYLPVFHPGGLFYVGDPHGAQGDGEVSGTAIEQSLTGTFRLSVHKDRSIEWPMAENDEHYILMGIDIDLNRATRHAVRAVVDFLVEERGLTPAKALSLASIAVDFRINEVVDITQVVSGFIPKSVFLR
- a CDS encoding SRPBCC family protein, whose protein sequence is MKAEANALRQVRTAAATPDQVFEAWTSSGMMERWTHPDPTAGVEVDVDLRMGGRYSIRLEVDEGHVTAHGTYREIDPPRRLAYTWGWREPHPMRAETLVAVEFVPAGGGTEIRLSHEGFPTPKDRDGHEEGWKICLERLVDLVSER
- a CDS encoding TetR/AcrR family transcriptional regulator → MTLDGSAYHHGDLRAALLAEAAAMIDEGGTSSVTMRAIGRRLGVSRSAPYRHFADKSALLVAVAAAGFDRLRDRLEAVAAGASGARIGRLRRVGEEYVRFALENPGHYRLMYGKEAITREDRPELREAANALFDELVRIVQTHQQGGTIKRQDPHLQAYVAWGAVHGLASLLIEGQILTAVDVDGLIRQTTSTLLEGMRAD
- a CDS encoding 6-bladed beta-propeller, which produces MTTLIERVRKPKPGRALRNADSVLLTCVAVLLATTQATAQLPVVDLSDRPVETLIPPEFEGGFFNRIGAMVIRDDGLWVLDAGQRRVFRFDTEGRLVVAFGRQGNGPGELLWPSAMRVDSVVTIPDMRQVRVSLFTLDGEHLETRRVSGPVVPSGGLAVLRNGVTVYAAAASYTMSSSGVGGDPYVHVTVGFAGSSRSDTIASLHASSVMWQAAGTMSLFRTGFGAAGAWTTMGDSAIVVADGITGTISVFTVPDPPEMEADTPQLSVDSVAMGIAGRPVTGADRERVEADFRRDNPSVRGRVTFEGWPSHWSVATSLLVSDDGKVWAQGAVHGDERQHWTEVDLQGPLRRQVILPERFSLRAIAGGKLHGVARDELDVQRVAILARP